The Helianthus annuus cultivar XRQ/B chromosome 16, HanXRQr2.0-SUNRISE, whole genome shotgun sequence genome includes a window with the following:
- the LOC110919436 gene encoding uncharacterized protein LOC110919436, translated as MLEVIASHDLWIWHAYFGVVGSNNDINVINQSPLFNEFLEGNALPCNFTLIRTQYPQGYYLTDGIYPEWSTLVKTFLYSHTDKLKFFAKCQESSRKDVERAFGVLQARWAIIRGPSRSWSLDNISDIMCACIILHNMIVEDEGHAISNWAHDDHEDDPPSYNQGAVLAFQARLERFKNLRSEEAHPAIRGDLVEHLWANRATRE; from the coding sequence ATGCTGGAAGTAATTGCTTCTCATGACCTATGGATTTGGCATGCATATTTTGGAGTGGTAGGTTCAAACAATGACATCAATGTGATTAATCAGTCGCCACTTTTTAACGAATTTTTAGAGGGGAATGCGCTACCATGCAACTTTACATTGATTAGAACACAATACCCACAAGGATATTATCTTACAGACGGAATCTATCCAGAATGGTCAACACTTGTCAAGACTTTTTTATACTCACATACCGATAAATTGAAGTTTTTCGCCAAATGTCAAGAGTCATCAAGGAAGGATGTCGAGAGAGCCTTTGGTGTTCTTCAAGCTAGGTGGGCAATTATTCGTGGTCCATCAAGATCTTGGAGCTTAGACAATATTAGTGACATAATGTGTGCATGCATTATATTGCATAATATGATTGTGGAGGATGAAGGCCATGCTATATCTAATTGGGCACATGATGATCATGAAGATGATCCACCAAGTTACAATCAAGGAGCCGTGCTCGCATTTCAAGCACGACTCGAAAGGTTCAAAAATTTACGTAGCGAGGAGGCACATCCTGCAATACGTGGTGATTTGGTGGAGCACCTTTGGGCAAATCGGGCAACCCGAGAGTAG